Within bacterium, the genomic segment TCTACGGTGTCATGGAGGGGCAGTTCAGGAATTACTTCAAGATAGCGGACGGGCAGAAGGGTGTGACAGGTGAGAACCTTATCATCCTGCTCGAGCGGAGGCTGGACAATACCGTTTTCAGGCTGGGTTTCGCCGGGTCCAGGAACGATGCACGGCAGCTTGTCAGGCACGGACACGTTGCTGTCAACAGTCGCAAGGTCAACATTCCCTCCTATCTTCTCAGGCCCGGCGACGTTATCGAGATCCGCGAGAAAAGCCGGAAATCGACCCGGGTCCAGGAGGCACTCGTCTCCGCCGAGCGGAAGAGCACGCCCACCTGGCTGGAACTGCAAGCTCCTGATTTCCTGGGGAAGTTCAAGAACTATCCCACCCGGGACGAAGTCGCACTCCCGGTGAACGAACAGCTTATCGTGGAGCTTTACTCCAAATAAGTAACGGGTCCGTCAAAAGGGGATCATGACCATGATGGAAAAGAACTGGAAAAGTCTGACGCGCCCTAAAAGGCTGGAGTTCGTAGAGGACTCGAAAACAGACACCTTCCGCCGTTTCACGGCAGAGCCTTTCGAGAGAGGCTTCGGAACGACACTGGGTAACGCACTTCGCAGGGTCCTGCTCTCCTCCCTCCAGGGAGCGGCTGTTACAGCCTTCAGGATCGAGGGCGTCCTCCACGAGTTCTCGACTATTCCGGGGGTTTTCGAGGACGTGACGCAGGTGGTTCTGAACCTGAAGGAACTGCGTTTCAAGGTTCATTCGGGGGCCCACAAGGTGATCTCCATCGATGTGGCGCGCGAAGGCGTAGTCACTGCCGGCGATATCATCACGGACCAGGACGTCGAGATCCTGAATCCCGAGCTCCCCATCGCCACCCTGGAGAAGGGCGCTCATCTCAAGATGGAGATGGTCGTGGAGGTCAACAAGGGGTTTGTACCTGCCGAGCTCAACAAGGATGAAGAACTTTCGGTGGATTTCATAATCGTCGATTCGATCCACTCTCCTATCGTCAAGGTGAACTACTGGGTGGAAAACGCCCGTGTCGGTCGAACGACCGATTACGACAAACTCATCATGGAGATCACCACTGACGGCAGCATAGCGCCGGATGATGCTCTCGCCATCTCCGCGAAGATCGTCAAGGAGCACATGAACCTCTTCATCAATTTCGAGGAGGACGATGTCCACGATGAGAAAGAGGAAAAGGAATCGGAGCAGGAAAAAAAGAAGCTCTACGAGAAGCTCAACAAGCACGTCAATGAGCTCGAGCTCTCTGTCCGGTCCATTAACTGTCTGCAGAATGCCAACATCGGGAATATCGGCGAACTGGTCCAGAAGACCGAACCGGAGATGCTCAGGACCAAGAATTTCGGCCGTAAATCCCTTAATGAGCTCAAGGATATCCTCGAGGAGATGGGCCTTACCTTCGGTATGGACATCCTGGGGTGGACCCCCTCCGAGGACGAGCCTGAAGAAACCCAGGAAGCAGTCTGAGAGTAGGGGCAAAAGTCCTGGCTGGACTTTTGCCTGTCGGGCAGGAAAAGCGTGGTTTTCCTGCCCTCGCGGATAGATGGCTTGAATATTGACCATCTCTCCGGGCGCCTCTCCCGGGCGCGGCGAAATTTGATGGACTCGCAAAAAGTCCATCAACGCGCCCCGCGCGGGGCGCCCAAATCAATGACTAACACCGTAAGTCATTGATTTGTAAGGAAAGGGAAAACGACGCTTTTCCCTTTCCGTGGAGCAAAAAGTCCCGGATTGGACTTTTTGCGACTCTATCAAATTTGATCAACCGTCAATTTAATAAGTGATACGGGAAAGGCGGATTCAAGATGCGGCATGGCATATCAGGGAAAAAGTTCAACAGGACATCGTCACACAGGAAATCCATGTTCAGGAACATGGTCACCTCCCTCCTCCAGCACGAGAGGATCGTCACCACCGAGACCAAGGCCAAGGAGATCGGAAGGCTGACCGAGAAGATGATCACTCTCGGAAAACGGGAGGATCTTCACGCCAGGAGACAGGCCGTGGCGTATGTCAGAAGCAACGAGGTCGTCAAAAAACTTTTCACTGAATATGCCGAGCGTTACAAAAACCGCCAAGGCGGCTATACGAGGGTTATCAAGATGGACCCGCGGGCCGGGGACAACGCACCCATGGCCCTGGTGGAGCTGGTGGACAGGCCGATAAAAGAGGCCAAGGAGAAAAGTCCAAAGGTCAAAGGAAAGGCCAAAGCTGCGCCCAAGGCGAAGGCTGCCGCCAAGGCGAAGGAAGACAAGCCTGCCAAGAAGGCTCCTGCCAGGAAGAAGGACACCGACAAGAAAGCCGCAGCCAAGCCGAAAAAAGCGCCTGTCAAAAATGTGGCCGTAAAGAAGGACAAAAAGGACTGAGGATCCAGGTCCCTTTCAATGTCGAACTATGTGAAAAGCAAGGACCCGGGTCCTTGCTTTTTTTGTTTCAAATATAGCTCGGACCTGAATGCGGAACTAGGAGCCTGTCGGAGAACCTCCCTTTTTCTTAGCAGGGAGGGCACAGGCTCCCAGCACTTAGTACATAGAACTCAAATTGTGTCATTCCTCGAGATAAAAAACCTGTTCTACACCTACCCGGGAGGGATCCGGGCGGTGGACGGGCTCGACCTCACCGCGGAAAAAGGCGAATTCGTGGCCGTTATCGGCCCCAATGCCGCGGGTAAAAGCACCCTTGCCCTCCTCGTGAAAGGGATCCTTCAGCCCGATTCCGGATCAATAAGCCTGGGGGGGGCGATGGGGGATCCAGGCAGGGTTGACCCTAGGGTGGGACTTCTTTTTTCCAACCCTGAAAACCAGCTTGTTACCTCCATTGTCGAGGAGGATGTCGCTTTCGGCCTTGAGGTGGCAGCCCTGCCGCCCGCCGAGATCAGGCGGAAGGTGGAGTCTGTCCTTTCCGAGCTCGGTATCGAACACCTCCGGGACCGCATGCCCCACAAGCTTTCCGGAGGCGAGCAGCAGATGACTGCCCTCGCCGGGGTCATGGTCATGGAACCGGACCTCCTCATCCTGGACGAGCCCACAGCTTACCTGGACCCCGTCGCGAGGGCAGCCGTGATAAAGGCAGTCACCTCATTGGCGCGAAGGGGGACCGCGGTTATTCTGATCACGCACGATATCGCCCGGGCGGCCGGTGCCGACCGGGTGGTGGTTATGGACGGAGGAAAGGTTGCTCTTGAAGGTGCGCCCGGTGAACTTTTTGCGGCACTGCAACGGGCTCCAGGTCACGGGATCGAGATCCCGTTCACGATCAGGCTGGCCTCTGAACTGGATCGACTGGGGATCCCGGTACCGGTACCGGCGAACAACTCCTCGCTGAGCAGGGCCGTCACTCGAGCCATGGAAAGGACCGGTAAGCAGGCCGGACCCGACGGGACAGGTGTGGATCCTGACATCGTGGAGGACAGAGCCGCCCCTGGGGGACCGTCCGTACTCCGCATGGAGAAGGTCAACTTCAGTTACCGGATCCAGGACCGTGCAGCGTCCACCCTCCATGATATTGAAATCGACGTACCGGAAGGTTCCATCACCCTCCTCTGCGGTCCTAACGGGTCAGGG encodes:
- the rpsD gene encoding 30S ribosomal protein S4, which codes for MARYKESVCRRCRREGAKLFLKGDRCYSDKCAVERRPYPPGQHGTRRVKQSDYGIQLREKQKARRIYGVMEGQFRNYFKIADGQKGVTGENLIILLERRLDNTVFRLGFAGSRNDARQLVRHGHVAVNSRKVNIPSYLLRPGDVIEIREKSRKSTRVQEALVSAERKSTPTWLELQAPDFLGKFKNYPTRDEVALPVNEQLIVELYSK
- a CDS encoding DNA-directed RNA polymerase subunit alpha, with amino-acid sequence MEKNWKSLTRPKRLEFVEDSKTDTFRRFTAEPFERGFGTTLGNALRRVLLSSLQGAAVTAFRIEGVLHEFSTIPGVFEDVTQVVLNLKELRFKVHSGAHKVISIDVAREGVVTAGDIITDQDVEILNPELPIATLEKGAHLKMEMVVEVNKGFVPAELNKDEELSVDFIIVDSIHSPIVKVNYWVENARVGRTTDYDKLIMEITTDGSIAPDDALAISAKIVKEHMNLFINFEEDDVHDEKEEKESEQEKKKLYEKLNKHVNELELSVRSINCLQNANIGNIGELVQKTEPEMLRTKNFGRKSLNELKDILEEMGLTFGMDILGWTPSEDEPEETQEAV
- the rplQ gene encoding 50S ribosomal protein L17 — its product is MRHGISGKKFNRTSSHRKSMFRNMVTSLLQHERIVTTETKAKEIGRLTEKMITLGKREDLHARRQAVAYVRSNEVVKKLFTEYAERYKNRQGGYTRVIKMDPRAGDNAPMALVELVDRPIKEAKEKSPKVKGKAKAAPKAKAAAKAKEDKPAKKAPARKKDTDKKAAAKPKKAPVKNVAVKKDKKD
- a CDS encoding energy-coupling factor transporter ATPase, coding for MSFLEIKNLFYTYPGGIRAVDGLDLTAEKGEFVAVIGPNAAGKSTLALLVKGILQPDSGSISLGGAMGDPGRVDPRVGLLFSNPENQLVTSIVEEDVAFGLEVAALPPAEIRRKVESVLSELGIEHLRDRMPHKLSGGEQQMTALAGVMVMEPDLLILDEPTAYLDPVARAAVIKAVTSLARRGTAVILITHDIARAAGADRVVVMDGGKVALEGAPGELFAALQRAPGHGIEIPFTIRLASELDRLGIPVPVPANNSSLSRAVTRAMERTGKQAGPDGTGVDPDIVEDRAAPGGPSVLRMEKVNFSYRIQDRAASTLHDIEIDVPEGSITLLCGPNGSGKSTLLQLTNGLIHPDGGRVLFRGKELAFLRRSKGGIPMRVALLFQNPERQLFCETVFEDVAFGPRNLGLDPGEVARRVTRALRWVGLGEDLLKRSVHSLSGGQMRRVAIAGVLAMETDLLVLDEPTDGLDPSGVREFFSQARHYCESTGTAILMATHEIPEQVAMVDFLWYLDYGKVLSSGTPLEVLTGPHRTVPEAFLPDHLAVRQELERKNVPFGSDDMSPERVLEKILAFLSPPRDKI